From a region of the Methanolinea sp. genome:
- a CDS encoding elongation factor EF-2 gives MARGRKSIDRVKELMNEPVHIRNIGIVAHIDHGKTTLSDNLLAGAGIISEELAGKQLFMDSDEEEQSRGITIDASNVSMIHEYDRQEYLINMIDTPGHVDFGGDVTRAMRAVDGAVVLVDAVEGTMPQTETVLRQALKEGVRPVLFINKVDRLINELKVDEMEMQIRLGKVIDKVNKLIKGMKEDAYNKGWKLDAAQGTVAFGSALYNWGVSVPYMKKSGVSFKEVYDKCRSGDMKSLAKRSPLCDVVLDMVVRHLPNPVDAQKRRIKVIWHGDTESPEGKAMMNCDPNGPVTLMVTDISFDPHAGEVATGRLFSGRLRRGTEMYVMGTARKVNRLQQVGIFMGPTRVEVDELVGGNIAAVTGLKDAIVGSTVTTLQEMTPFESLKHYSEPVMTVAVEAKNMKDLPKLVEVLRQVAKEDPTLVVTINEETGEHLISGMGELHLEIITGRIKRDKGVEIVTSPPIVVYRETVTQKAGPVEGKSPNRHNRFYLEIEPLAEEIVNLIKAGEVSMTQTALERRDALIAAGMDKEEAKNIKDIHGTNIFIDMTKGIQYLNETMELILEGVHEALAGGPLADEPVQNLKIRLVDVKLHEDAIHRGPAQVIPAVRSALKGGMLIAGDSLLEPIQKIQITVPADQMGAATSQIQGRRGQVFDMQSEGDTMTVVGKAPVAELFGFAGDIRSATEGRAMWSTEFAGFEIVPSGMARDVVTAIRKRKGLKEQMPTPSDYLA, from the coding sequence ATGGCCAGAGGCAGGAAATCGATAGATCGGGTAAAGGAACTGATGAACGAGCCGGTTCACATCCGGAACATCGGCATTGTAGCGCATATCGACCATGGAAAGACCACCCTTTCAGACAACCTCCTGGCCGGTGCCGGGATAATCAGCGAGGAACTGGCCGGAAAGCAACTCTTCATGGACTCTGACGAAGAGGAGCAGTCGCGGGGTATTACCATCGATGCAAGCAACGTATCGATGATCCACGAGTACGACAGGCAGGAATACCTCATCAACATGATCGATACCCCCGGCCACGTTGACTTCGGTGGTGACGTGACACGTGCCATGCGCGCGGTTGATGGCGCGGTGGTGCTGGTCGATGCCGTTGAAGGCACCATGCCCCAGACCGAGACCGTGCTCCGCCAGGCCCTGAAGGAGGGCGTCCGCCCGGTCCTCTTCATCAACAAGGTGGACCGGCTGATCAACGAGCTCAAGGTGGACGAGATGGAGATGCAGATCCGTCTTGGCAAGGTGATCGACAAGGTCAACAAGCTCATCAAGGGCATGAAGGAGGATGCCTACAACAAGGGCTGGAAGCTTGACGCGGCCCAGGGGACGGTTGCGTTTGGGTCTGCTCTCTATAACTGGGGGGTCTCGGTCCCCTACATGAAGAAGAGCGGTGTCTCGTTCAAGGAAGTCTACGACAAGTGCCGGTCCGGCGATATGAAGAGCCTTGCAAAACGCAGCCCGCTCTGCGATGTGGTGCTCGACATGGTGGTCCGCCACCTGCCAAACCCGGTAGACGCGCAGAAACGCCGTATCAAGGTCATCTGGCACGGCGATACAGAGTCGCCGGAAGGAAAGGCCATGATGAACTGCGACCCGAACGGACCGGTTACCCTGATGGTCACCGATATATCCTTTGACCCCCACGCCGGAGAAGTAGCCACCGGGCGGCTCTTCTCGGGAAGACTCAGGCGCGGGACCGAGATGTACGTGATGGGGACCGCCAGGAAGGTAAACCGCCTCCAGCAGGTAGGCATCTTCATGGGACCAACCCGGGTCGAGGTCGACGAACTGGTCGGAGGAAACATTGCTGCGGTAACCGGGCTTAAGGACGCCATTGTCGGTTCGACCGTGACCACCCTCCAGGAGATGACCCCCTTCGAGTCGCTCAAGCACTACAGCGAACCGGTCATGACCGTCGCCGTCGAAGCAAAGAACATGAAGGACCTGCCCAAGCTTGTCGAGGTGCTCCGGCAGGTGGCAAAGGAGGACCCCACCCTGGTGGTCACCATCAACGAAGAGACCGGGGAGCACCTCATCTCGGGGATGGGGGAGCTGCACCTCGAGATCATCACCGGGAGGATCAAGCGCGATAAGGGGGTCGAGATCGTGACTTCACCCCCCATCGTGGTGTACCGGGAGACCGTCACCCAGAAGGCCGGGCCGGTCGAAGGAAAATCACCGAACCGCCACAACCGGTTCTACCTCGAGATCGAGCCGCTTGCCGAGGAGATCGTCAACCTCATCAAGGCCGGTGAAGTCTCCATGACCCAGACCGCGCTCGAGCGAAGGGATGCCCTTATCGCTGCAGGGATGGACAAGGAAGAGGCCAAGAACATCAAGGACATCCACGGCACCAACATCTTCATCGACATGACCAAGGGTATCCAGTACCTGAACGAGACCATGGAGCTGATCCTTGAAGGCGTTCACGAGGCGCTGGCAGGAGGGCCGCTCGCCGATGAACCGGTCCAGAACCTCAAGATCCGCCTGGTCGATGTCAAGCTCCATGAAGATGCCATCCACCGGGGCCCGGCCCAGGTCATCCCCGCGGTCCGGTCAGCGCTGAAGGGCGGCATGCTGATTGCAGGCGATTCCCTCCTTGAACCGATTCAGAAGATCCAGATCACCGTGCCTGCCGACCAGATGGGAGCTGCGACCTCCCAGATCCAGGGGCGGCGCGGCCAGGTCTTTGACATGCAAAGCGAGGGCGACACCATGACCGTGGTAGGCAAGGCACCGGTGGCAGAGCTCTTCGGGTTTGCCGGGGATATCCGGTCCGCAACCGAGGGCCGCGCCATGTGGAGCACCGAGTTTGCCGGGTTTGAGATCGTGCCGTCAGGCATGGCCAGGGACGTGGTGACGGCGATCAGGAAGCGGAAGGGTCTGAAGGAACAGATGCCAACTCCTTCGGATTACCTGGCATAA
- a CDS encoding 30S ribosomal protein S7 — MAETETRAANLLLFNRWDLSEVQVADPGLVRYVGLDPVIVPHTTGKFTRQEFNKAHMLIVERLINRLMQSEANTGNKQLAMRIVRDAFEIVHQKTKKNPVQVLIEAIANTGQREETVRLKYGGINVPKSVDTAPIRRVNTALFFISEAVEKAAHKSKRPVAACLADELIAASKGDVKAYSVNKKEERERIAKSAR, encoded by the coding sequence ATGGCAGAGACAGAGACCCGGGCAGCAAACCTGCTGCTCTTCAACCGGTGGGACCTCTCCGAGGTACAGGTGGCCGATCCCGGCCTTGTCAGGTATGTCGGGCTGGACCCGGTTATCGTGCCCCACACCACCGGTAAGTTCACCCGGCAGGAGTTCAACAAGGCCCACATGCTCATCGTCGAGCGCCTTATCAACCGGCTCATGCAATCGGAAGCCAATACCGGCAACAAGCAGCTTGCCATGCGCATCGTCCGCGATGCCTTCGAGATCGTCCACCAGAAGACCAAGAAGAACCCTGTCCAGGTCCTCATTGAGGCGATTGCCAACACCGGCCAGCGCGAGGAGACGGTCAGGCTCAAGTACGGCGGGATCAACGTCCCGAAATCTGTCGATACCGCACCCATCCGGCGTGTCAACACGGCCCTCTTCTTCATTTCGGAGGCCGTGGAAAAAGCAGCACACAAGAGCAAGAGGCCGGTCGCTGCATGTCTTGCAGACGAGCTGATAGCGGCTTCAAAAGGCGATGTGAAGGCATATTCGGTGAATAAGAAAGAAGAGCGGGAACGCATCGCGAAATCCGCCAGATGA
- a CDS encoding 30S ribosomal protein S12: MGQGKFAARKLTRDAKKFRWSDPKYVRSHSGVNLKSDPLEGAPQARGIVLEKIGVEAKQPNSAIRKCVRVQLIKNGRQVTAFAVGDGAINFIDEHDEVEIEGIGGRLGRSMGDIPGVRYVVTKVNNVSLHEMVIGRKEKPRR, translated from the coding sequence ATGGGACAGGGAAAATTTGCTGCAAGGAAACTCACCCGCGATGCCAAAAAGTTCCGGTGGAGTGATCCCAAGTACGTACGGAGCCATTCGGGTGTGAACCTGAAGTCCGATCCCCTTGAGGGGGCACCCCAGGCACGGGGTATCGTGCTGGAAAAGATCGGCGTGGAAGCAAAGCAGCCGAACTCGGCCATCCGCAAATGCGTCCGCGTCCAGCTGATCAAGAACGGGCGCCAGGTCACTGCGTTTGCGGTGGGTGACGGGGCAATCAACTTCATCGATGAACACGATGAAGTCGAGATAGAGGGAATCGGTGGCAGGCTTGGCCGTTCCATGGGGGATATCCCCGGCGTACGGTATGTCGTGACCAAGGTGAACAACGTTTCACTCCACGAGATGGTCATCGGCCGCAAGGAGAAACCGCGCAGGTGA
- a CDS encoding 6-carboxytetrahydropterin synthase produces the protein MNSRIYKRVHFDASHRLMHYRGKCANLHGHRWKVEVWITGEVDPATGILVDYNAIKSIVERFDHQIILNRDDPMAACIGQFQPVVTTPGDPTSELLAEIIRDTIEAECREAGAAAQVERIRVWESETCFAEIGS, from the coding sequence ATGAATTCCCGTATCTATAAGCGGGTGCATTTCGATGCCAGCCACAGGCTCATGCACTATCGCGGGAAATGCGCAAACCTCCATGGCCACCGCTGGAAAGTAGAGGTCTGGATCACCGGAGAGGTGGACCCGGCCACCGGAATACTTGTCGATTACAATGCCATCAAATCGATTGTCGAGCGCTTCGATCACCAGATCATCCTCAACCGCGACGACCCGATGGCAGCATGCATCGGGCAGTTCCAGCCAGTTGTCACCACGCCCGGAGACCCGACAAGCGAACTCCTCGCTGAAATCATCCGGGATACCATCGAAGCGGAATGCCGGGAGGCAGGGGCCGCAGCACAGGTGGAACGGATCAGGGTCTGGGAGTCGGAGACCTGTTTTGCCGAGATCGGGTCATGA
- a CDS encoding radical SAM protein, translating to MRIAEIFRSVQGEGKCQGAPCTFLRLAGCNLACAWCDTPSARSGGVDMTCDEVMQRIAAVTGHRLCITGGEPLMQAEGLLPLVRFYSGRGVEIEIETNGTIDFRPFQPYASICMDVKCPSSGMRSDTGLLAFLSPRDSLRFVVAGREDCEFAARILEEHPVRCEVFFSPVFGSDYRQVADFIVARDLPVRLQVQLHKVVGVP from the coding sequence ATGAGAATCGCTGAGATCTTCCGATCGGTCCAGGGGGAAGGAAAATGCCAGGGGGCTCCCTGCACCTTCCTGCGGCTTGCCGGGTGCAACCTCGCCTGTGCCTGGTGCGACACCCCCTCTGCCAGGAGCGGGGGGGTGGACATGACCTGCGACGAGGTCATGCAGCGGATCGCGGCAGTCACCGGGCACCGCCTCTGCATTACAGGGGGCGAACCGCTCATGCAGGCTGAGGGGTTGCTCCCCCTGGTGCGTTTTTACAGCGGCAGGGGGGTTGAGATCGAGATCGAAACAAACGGCACGATCGATTTTCGCCCGTTCCAGCCCTATGCCTCGATCTGCATGGACGTGAAGTGTCCCTCATCGGGCATGCGGTCTGATACCGGGCTTCTCGCCTTCCTTTCCCCCCGCGACAGCCTCAGGTTCGTGGTGGCAGGGAGGGAGGACTGCGAGTTCGCGGCCCGGATCCTGGAAGAGCATCCGGTCCGGTGCGAAGTCTTCTTCTCCCCGGTGTTCGGATCGGATTACCGGCAGGTTGCCGATTTCATCGTCGCCCGTGACCTCCCGGTCCGGCTCCAGGTCCAGCTGCACAAGGTTGTCGGGGTGCCATGA
- the queC gene encoding 7-cyano-7-deazaguanine synthase QueC: MRAVCLLSGGMDSATLAYHARHEGYDLICLHLNYGQRTERKERLAARTIAGLLGAEEFIEIDLAYLARFGGSSLTDHRIAIERFREGGEGVPATYVPFRNANLLSIATSCAEAKGAGAVFIGVQSRDYSGYPDCQPRFIEAFQRVVDTGTRDGTRISIMAPFLDMTKQEILSLGRTLGVPYEHTWSCYQDEEKACGLCGACYFRKAAFEALGMKDPIPYKGDD; encoded by the coding sequence ATGCGGGCGGTCTGTCTCCTCTCCGGCGGTATGGACTCTGCCACGCTGGCATACCATGCCCGTCATGAAGGCTACGATCTCATCTGCCTCCATCTCAATTACGGGCAGAGGACCGAGAGAAAAGAGCGGTTGGCGGCACGGACCATCGCCGGCCTTCTCGGGGCGGAGGAGTTCATCGAGATCGACCTCGCCTACCTGGCCCGGTTCGGCGGAAGCAGCCTGACCGATCACCGGATTGCCATCGAGAGGTTCAGGGAGGGCGGTGAGGGGGTGCCCGCCACCTATGTCCCGTTCCGGAACGCCAACCTCCTCTCCATTGCCACAAGCTGTGCCGAGGCGAAGGGTGCGGGTGCGGTCTTTATCGGAGTCCAGTCCCGGGACTACAGCGGGTACCCTGACTGCCAGCCTCGGTTTATCGAGGCCTTCCAACGGGTGGTGGACACCGGTACCCGTGACGGGACCCGGATCAGCATCATGGCCCCGTTCCTGGACATGACCAAGCAGGAGATACTGTCGCTCGGGCGTACGCTCGGGGTACCGTACGAGCATACCTGGTCCTGCTACCAGGACGAAGAGAAAGCCTGCGGGTTATGCGGGGCCTGCTATTTCAGGAAGGCCGCGTTCGAGGCGCTCGGCATGAAGGACCCCATACCCTACAAGGGAGATGACTGA
- a CDS encoding NUDIX hydrolase — translation MELYRGKRMSIEKKQVRLASGREVERIVVHPGDAAAVLPVRADGCCYLIRQFRAAIGESILEVPAGTLRAGERPEDAAHRELIEETGLQAETLIDRGFIFTTPGFSDERIFLYEGYGLSPSCLHQKDDDEEIELLKVPLADLPAMIRDGAISDAKTIALVYRCLVSGK, via the coding sequence ATGGAACTCTACCGTGGAAAACGAATGAGCATCGAGAAGAAGCAGGTCCGGCTTGCCAGCGGGCGGGAGGTGGAACGAATCGTGGTCCACCCGGGAGATGCTGCAGCGGTCCTGCCGGTCAGGGCAGACGGCTGCTGCTATCTCATCCGCCAGTTCCGTGCTGCGATAGGAGAGAGCATACTCGAGGTGCCGGCCGGAACGCTGCGTGCCGGAGAGCGGCCGGAAGATGCCGCGCACCGGGAACTGATCGAGGAGACCGGCCTGCAGGCAGAGACGCTGATCGACCGGGGGTTCATCTTCACCACCCCGGGTTTTAGCGACGAGCGTATCTTTCTCTATGAGGGATATGGGCTCTCCCCCTCATGCCTGCACCAGAAGGACGATGATGAGGAGATCGAGCTTCTCAAGGTACCCCTTGCCGACCTTCCGGCCATGATACGGGACGGCGCGATATCCGATGCTAAGACCATCGCCCTAGTGTACCGGTGCCTGGTCTCCGGAAAATAA
- the prf1 gene encoding peptide chain release factor 1, whose amino-acid sequence MAEPAQMDDARRRYEFRKTLEKLQAKQGSGTELISLYVPPDKQIHDVVGQLRDEFGQCANIKSKQTRTNVQSAISSILSRLKYYKNPPENGMAVFCGTIQLGGDRSDLECTIIEPPEPLNLYLYRCSSNFELEPLREMLEEKNVYGLLVLDRREAYWGFLRGNRIEPIGGVTSTVPGKQRKGGQSSVRFQRLREIAINEFYTKIGERASDIFLSEKDFFERFRGVLIGGPSPTKEEFEAGQYLHHEIQKRIIGLFDVAYTNESGLAELVDAAKDALKGMAVVKEKEIMNRFLKELVREDGLAAYGEESVRKNLDLGAVDTLILSSRLRKSRVTITCQNCGRSEERTISLEPGKTVEDILATTCRQCTAPMVVDSEVDIVEELTTLADQTSTKVEIISDDFEEGAILYTAFGGIAAMLRYRTGF is encoded by the coding sequence ATGGCCGAACCAGCCCAGATGGATGACGCGCGGCGGCGGTACGAGTTCAGAAAGACCCTCGAGAAGCTGCAGGCAAAACAGGGGAGCGGAACCGAGCTCATCTCGCTCTACGTCCCTCCTGACAAACAGATCCATGACGTGGTCGGCCAGCTCCGCGATGAGTTCGGGCAGTGCGCCAATATCAAGAGCAAACAGACCAGGACAAACGTCCAAAGCGCGATATCATCGATCCTCTCCCGCCTGAAATATTACAAAAACCCTCCTGAAAACGGCATGGCGGTCTTCTGCGGCACCATACAGCTTGGAGGAGACCGGTCCGACCTGGAATGCACCATCATTGAGCCGCCCGAACCCCTTAACCTCTACCTGTACCGGTGCAGTTCGAACTTCGAGCTCGAGCCCCTCAGGGAGATGCTCGAGGAAAAGAACGTGTATGGCCTGCTGGTGCTCGACAGGAGAGAGGCGTACTGGGGTTTCCTGCGGGGAAACCGGATCGAGCCGATCGGTGGTGTCACATCGACTGTCCCCGGCAAGCAGAGGAAAGGGGGGCAGTCCAGCGTCCGGTTCCAGCGCCTCCGTGAAATCGCCATCAACGAGTTCTACACCAAGATTGGAGAGCGGGCAAGCGACATATTCCTCTCCGAGAAGGACTTTTTCGAGCGGTTCAGGGGCGTCCTGATCGGTGGCCCGAGCCCGACCAAGGAAGAGTTCGAGGCCGGCCAGTACCTGCACCACGAAATCCAGAAGCGGATCATCGGGCTCTTCGATGTCGCCTATACCAACGAGAGCGGACTTGCCGAGCTGGTGGACGCTGCCAAGGATGCCCTCAAGGGCATGGCGGTGGTCAAGGAGAAAGAGATCATGAACCGGTTCCTCAAAGAACTCGTAAGAGAGGACGGCCTTGCGGCCTACGGCGAGGAGAGTGTCAGGAAGAACCTCGATCTCGGAGCCGTTGACACCCTCATCCTCTCAAGCAGGCTGCGGAAGTCACGGGTCACCATCACGTGCCAGAACTGCGGTCGTTCCGAAGAGCGGACCATCTCGCTTGAACCGGGCAAGACCGTCGAGGATATTCTCGCCACCACCTGCCGGCAGTGCACTGCCCCGATGGTGGTCGATTCGGAAGTGGATATCGTTGAGGAACTGACTACCCTTGCCGACCAGACCAGCACGAAGGTGGAGATCATCTCTGACGATTTCGAAGAGGGAGCCATTCTGTATACCGCGTTTGGCGGTATTGCTGCAATGCTCAGGTACAGGACGGGGTTCTGA
- a CDS encoding arginine--tRNA ligase encodes MYLETFETISRALASATGIPHPPLTDGGAHADFASTVAFDLAKERKTPPAKIAAELAEGLRTDPDLHIVRIETRGPYINFHTGSGYTRETLARAILPGYGSLPRQPVRIVLEHTSANPNGPLHVGHIRNTIIGDTLARAFRKAGHTVEVQYYVNDMGRQIAIVVWGFTHLDSARREGEKGDHHVARVYIAANREIGQDPGIVFDVDRLMQEVERGDAKTVSLFRDAVNECLDGFRETLDALNARHDRFVWESDFIRNGDTSRVIARLIHLPECHDDGRLWIDLSSAGFEKEYVLRRSDGTTVYAARDLAYHVWKGRNFDRVIDVLGADHKLIGSQLIATLRLLGENAPEIIHFEFVSLPEGAMSTRAGTFISADELIEEVTRRAYEEVTARRDDLDYQARQAIARAVALAAIRYDIVRISPEKSTVFDWDEALDFERQSGPYIQYAHARACSILEKAGDFEPAFTLAMESEIALAKHIAKFPWVLKSAVRDLRPHLIATYARELADLFNVFYQFEPVLKSQGETRDSRLTLVLATKNTLREALETLGIEALATM; translated from the coding sequence ATGTACCTGGAGACCTTCGAGACCATCAGCAGGGCGCTCGCATCGGCGACCGGAATCCCACATCCGCCTCTTACCGATGGTGGTGCGCACGCCGATTTTGCCTCCACGGTCGCCTTTGACCTGGCAAAAGAACGGAAAACGCCTCCCGCGAAGATCGCCGCGGAGCTTGCAGAAGGCCTGCGGACCGATCCAGACCTGCACATCGTCCGGATAGAGACCCGGGGGCCGTATATCAACTTCCATACCGGGAGTGGTTACACCAGGGAGACCCTGGCCCGGGCCATCCTTCCAGGATACGGGAGCCTTCCGCGGCAGCCGGTGCGGATCGTGCTGGAGCATACCAGTGCAAACCCGAACGGACCCCTCCATGTTGGTCATATCAGGAACACCATCATCGGGGACACTCTGGCCAGGGCGTTCCGCAAGGCGGGCCATACCGTCGAAGTGCAGTACTACGTCAATGACATGGGGCGCCAGATCGCTATTGTTGTCTGGGGATTCACCCACCTTGACAGCGCCCGGCGCGAAGGTGAAAAGGGTGATCACCATGTTGCACGGGTATACATCGCAGCAAACCGCGAGATCGGGCAGGATCCCGGGATCGTTTTCGATGTTGACCGCTTAATGCAGGAGGTTGAGCGGGGGGATGCAAAGACGGTATCGCTCTTCAGGGACGCGGTGAACGAATGCCTCGATGGTTTCAGGGAGACCCTGGACGCTCTGAACGCCCGCCACGACCGGTTCGTGTGGGAGAGCGATTTCATCCGGAACGGGGATACCTCCCGGGTCATCGCCCGTCTCATCCATCTCCCCGAGTGCCATGACGACGGGAGGCTCTGGATCGACCTTTCTTCTGCCGGGTTCGAGAAGGAGTACGTGCTGCGGAGGAGCGATGGGACAACGGTGTATGCTGCCCGCGACCTTGCCTACCATGTATGGAAAGGACGGAACTTCGACCGCGTGATCGATGTCCTGGGAGCGGATCACAAGCTGATCGGGTCCCAGCTCATCGCCACCCTGCGGCTGCTCGGAGAAAATGCTCCGGAGATCATCCATTTCGAGTTTGTCTCGCTACCGGAAGGTGCGATGAGCACCAGGGCAGGGACCTTCATTTCTGCCGATGAGCTGATCGAAGAAGTCACCAGGAGGGCGTACGAAGAAGTCACCGCACGGCGCGATGACCTCGATTACCAGGCCAGGCAGGCAATCGCCCGGGCCGTTGCCCTGGCCGCCATCCGCTACGACATCGTCAGGATCTCCCCGGAGAAGAGCACGGTTTTCGACTGGGACGAGGCCCTCGACTTTGAGCGGCAGAGCGGGCCCTACATCCAGTACGCCCATGCACGGGCATGCAGTATCCTCGAAAAGGCCGGGGACTTTGAACCGGCATTTACCCTTGCCATGGAAAGTGAGATCGCACTTGCCAAGCACATCGCAAAGTTCCCCTGGGTGCTCAAATCTGCTGTCAGGGACCTGCGGCCCCACCTGATTGCCACCTATGCCAGGGAACTGGCCGACCTCTTCAACGTCTTCTACCAGTTCGAACCGGTCCTAAAGAGCCAGGGTGAGACAAGAGACAGTCGCCTCACCCTGGTGCTGGCAACAAAAAACACCCTTCGGGAGGCACTTGAGACCCTTGGCATCGAAGCACTCGCAACCATGTAA
- a CDS encoding 4-demethylwyosine synthase TYW1 produces MASKHSQPCKALRSQGYQFVAPDSSAAVKPCLWCKKALKGGEKCYKHQFYGVESHRCVQMTPTLRCNHRCLFCWRSFEHEYPGERECSPEEIVARIPDLQKRALSGYKVSPYVTAERFSEALSPRHVAISLSGEPTLYPYLPELIDLFTHQGYTTFLVSNGTRPWVIDACRPFQTYISLPAPDRESYLRICRPLEDCWDLIGESIALLGTRRSAVRITLVQGINSSAPGKYAKLVQDSGATFVEVKGYMYLGYSRKRLGRENMPRHADVRAFAGSIASHCDYRITDENPASRVVLLEQDP; encoded by the coding sequence TTGGCATCGAAGCACTCGCAACCATGTAAGGCGCTCCGGAGCCAGGGATACCAGTTCGTTGCGCCGGACTCCTCTGCAGCGGTCAAGCCCTGCCTCTGGTGCAAGAAGGCGCTCAAGGGGGGTGAAAAGTGTTACAAGCACCAGTTCTACGGGGTGGAGAGTCACCGGTGTGTCCAGATGACCCCGACGCTCCGGTGCAACCACCGCTGTCTCTTCTGCTGGCGGTCGTTCGAACACGAGTACCCGGGCGAACGCGAGTGCAGCCCCGAAGAGATCGTCGCCAGGATCCCGGATCTCCAGAAGAGAGCCCTCTCGGGATACAAGGTCTCCCCGTACGTGACCGCGGAGCGGTTTTCAGAGGCGCTCTCCCCCCGGCACGTTGCCATTTCCCTTTCCGGCGAACCAACGCTCTACCCGTACCTGCCGGAACTGATCGACCTGTTCACGCACCAGGGTTACACTACGTTCCTGGTCTCCAACGGGACAAGGCCATGGGTAATCGATGCCTGCCGCCCGTTCCAGACCTACATCTCGCTCCCAGCACCTGACCGCGAATCCTATCTCCGTATCTGCCGGCCCCTGGAAGACTGCTGGGACCTGATCGGGGAGAGCATCGCGCTCCTGGGAACCCGCCGATCGGCGGTCCGGATCACCCTGGTACAGGGCATCAATTCCTCTGCACCCGGGAAATATGCCAAACTGGTCCAGGACTCGGGAGCAACCTTCGTTGAGGTGAAGGGATATATGTATCTTGGATACAGTAGAAAACGATTGGGGAGAGAGAATATGCCGCGACATGCGGATGTGCGGGCATTTGCCGGTAGCATTGCCAGCCATTGCGATTACCGGATCACGGATGAGAACCCTGCAAGCAGGGTGGTGCTCCTGGAGCAGGACCCATGA